One Streptococcus gallolyticus subsp. gallolyticus DSM 16831 DNA window includes the following coding sequences:
- the essA gene encoding type VII secretion protein EssA, whose amino-acid sequence MKKLTLGVFLVFLLINTQSVLAEDGNLNLNTDSIANTEQKSAGNSIEELYAPNLFLDRTQKVVDKEHQDEEEMLETAESRLFTSDNQQSNYYHLDTESIDEKQFVDYQVDESYTVASVENSQKKSYMNSIVVFCFFVLMTIFGVFLGRIRYGIRKH is encoded by the coding sequence GTGAAAAAATTAACATTGGGAGTTTTTTTAGTTTTTTTATTAATAAATACACAATCTGTTTTAGCAGAAGACGGTAATTTGAATTTAAATACGGATTCTATCGCTAACACTGAGCAAAAATCAGCAGGTAATAGCATTGAAGAACTTTATGCCCCTAACCTTTTTCTGGATAGGACGCAGAAAGTTGTTGACAAAGAACATCAAGATGAAGAAGAGATGTTAGAAACTGCTGAAAGTCGACTTTTTACTAGTGATAACCAACAATCTAATTATTATCACTTAGATACAGAGTCGATTGATGAAAAGCAATTTGTTGATTATCAAGTTGATGAAAGTTACACAGTAGCCAGTGTTGAGAATAGTCAAAAGAAGTCGTATATGAATTCAATTGTCGTTTTTTGCTTTTTTGTTTTGATGACAATATTTGGAGTTTTTTTGGGAAGGATACGTTATGGCATTCGAAAACATTGA
- a CDS encoding EsaB/YukD family protein, whose amino-acid sequence MAFENIDITIEYQNKQIDLRISRGLTLIRLEELLKELNILEQLGLNEDSDKKWELHLKNKNITVNRFEMLVNFPLGNGDILEIETYDI is encoded by the coding sequence ATGGCATTCGAAAACATTGATATAACAATTGAGTATCAGAATAAGCAAATTGATTTACGTATTTCTCGTGGATTAACCCTTATCAGACTCGAAGAACTGCTAAAAGAATTAAATATTTTAGAGCAGCTTGGGCTGAATGAAGATTCTGATAAGAAATGGGAACTTCACTTGAAAAATAAAAATATTACTGTGAATCGTTTTGAAATGTTAGTCAATTTTCCACTTGGAAATGGGGATATTTTGGAGATAGAAACTTATGATATTTGA
- the essB gene encoding type VII secretion protein EssB: MIFEYNHLKLVEKENYLTVTVQPADYDRKSQTFIENYVNAEISFVENGELVLSYAIPEFSKSLKDCIAEAKTDLERYSLAQKMAAIVTNKSDFNIIYLHPQNIYISGNDVKLLHYGITNILAPQTFQTEHYLNVYKALIASILLPKINFDLAIEGLDAIRENIAEKINAFDSIESINQFVSEEFHKLEQKNKQNNIQVNKKRWRILLVTAVILTLATLTLGVFTYRSYTRDLPLKNAVIKAQSAFMATDYDKTIDALDSYSVNRLPKSAKYVLATSFVKLDNLSSEQTEAVLNTITQSSDDMILNYWIYLGRGDLEKALDVAQNIGDTQLILHAYTNLYEKIKADTDMSGSEKQKKLKEYEKEISELSDELNETTSSQSSGEE; this comes from the coding sequence ATGATATTTGAGTATAATCATCTTAAACTTGTAGAAAAAGAGAATTATTTAACTGTAACTGTACAACCAGCTGATTATGACCGTAAAAGTCAAACTTTTATTGAAAATTATGTTAATGCCGAGATTTCATTTGTAGAAAATGGAGAACTTGTTCTTTCGTATGCTATCCCAGAGTTTTCAAAGAGCTTGAAAGATTGTATTGCAGAGGCAAAAACAGATTTGGAACGTTATTCTTTAGCACAAAAAATGGCTGCTATTGTTACTAATAAAAGTGATTTTAACATCATTTACCTTCACCCACAGAATATTTATATCTCAGGAAATGATGTTAAACTGTTGCATTATGGTATTACTAATATTTTAGCACCACAAACGTTTCAAACGGAACATTACTTGAACGTTTATAAAGCTTTGATAGCTTCAATTTTACTACCTAAGATAAATTTTGATTTAGCAATCGAAGGGCTTGATGCTATTCGTGAAAACATTGCTGAAAAGATTAATGCTTTCGACTCAATCGAATCAATTAATCAATTTGTCAGTGAAGAGTTTCATAAATTAGAGCAAAAAAATAAGCAAAATAATATACAGGTTAATAAAAAACGTTGGAGAATTTTGTTAGTTACAGCGGTGATTCTAACTTTAGCAACTTTAACTTTAGGTGTTTTCACTTATAGATCTTACACGAGAGACTTGCCATTAAAGAATGCGGTTATAAAAGCTCAATCAGCTTTTATGGCAACAGATTATGATAAAACGATTGATGCTTTAGACTCTTATAGTGTCAATCGACTTCCAAAATCTGCCAAGTATGTTTTAGCGACTAGCTTTGTAAAATTAGATAATCTCAGCTCTGAGCAAACAGAAGCGGTGCTCAACACAATTACACAATCTTCAGATGACATGATTTTAAACTATTGGATTTATTTGGGACGTGGAGATTTAGAAAAAGCACTTGATGTGGCACAAAATATTGGAGATACGCAGTTAATTTTACACGCTTATACAAATTTGTATGAAAAAATAAAAGCAGATACAGATATGAGTGGTTCAGAAAAACAAAAGAAACTGAAAGAATACGAAAAAGAAATTAGTGAGCTTTCAGATGAGCTCAACGAAACAACAAGTTCACAATCAAGTGGGGAAGAATGA
- the essC gene encoding type VII secretion protein EssC, translating into MIQNDNMTYYHHLGDYLGEEITSKAFLVCLSDKLSYMQFSDDVPLSFEGVRYSLQNGDIFRNGDKLEGHKIQDNQVDYYLLKPKTDIFTLYFYPPYTDFVLSSMDTADIHLDGETIVLFSQNRLFIDYDANSVVYVNGVRISDNLSVSFNVGDSVFIEDYLIERRRHQWRVIRFYDKPKFTRPDKILLQAPVSDFPSDFPDYHRSPRVIPTIYSDAIKLDSPMEPASMGRNSLLRAIVPPLGMFAITALTGLVSRRNPWMMLGMGGFSLLTAGMTMTQYFQDKKYYKKQELIRVEDYDSYLLKQISQISHYHNEERDILNYNQPNIDTLSKMVFDYDSRIYERMNYNADFLQVSLGTGDIETNLNLQTSFKEQSKDEQAIFAKKIVEKYKMQHDVPITLSLSQATLGIIGTYDTTRPAIFNLLTQLAVFHSYQDINFVILVPEESYANDWYQWRFLPHLKLQERNVRGIVHDARSRDAVLNALYQIIQKRMQLKREMGNKDVRFAPHYIITVFDDSYLVGHSLNEYLAEDLTELGVTVIWIKEAQRFLPETVTTLVEYQNQNVGQIINDNGEYLAQRFIPYPESKDYELVARTLANLNHVEIEKNSIPKSVTFLELYKVQKVDELRLGERWAKADTSKTLAVPLGLRGKEDIVELNLHERAHGPHGLVAGTTGSGKSEILQSYMLSLAVNFGPEDVGFLPIDFKGGGMANLFKGLPHLMGVITNLDGAASARALASIKAELQKRQRFFEAFGVNHINGYTKLYKQGKTATDGGHYPTKPLPHLFLISDEFAELKANEPEFMTELVSAARIGRSLGVHLILATQKPSGVVDDQIWSNSRFKLALKVSDKSDSNEIIKTPDAASIVEPGRAYLQVGNNEIYELFQSAWSGATYQPNKSDKEEEVDDRIWLINDLGQYELLTDNLALEEELSVQSEKNQTELEALVDYISNYAQSTEVNIPDKPWLPPLKEKIASPALTVSWSDERKLAVPFAMMDVPSEQSQRNFDFDVEELSHTVIYGSPGFGKSVALQTLIMNFARLNTPEQVQFNLFDFGTNGLLPLKDLPHVVDLTRLDEEEKLLKFLKRIDSELKRRKDLFAEYSVATLAQYEQKTGEKLSVVFTIVDGFDAIKDSPMEETIEASLNRILREGSSLGCYLIITALRANSLKISMSSNVSTKMALFLVEDNAVKDIIGRNALIQQEIFGRGQVRDDVPYEIQIYLPSKGEEDIERLRYLEEEVATIDKMWTGQRPKAIPMLPNELDWDDFYGNSYTIRMLNQMQLPLAFDKESTDVVGFIPEEHGYFVIMDDTPTQTRLLESIIVQNMTYFQGQAQRIIFDSDQRFEGAIESFDLIATEETYNTVMNDLLGELNSRSPENPNQPIFVYMPDAQGINDKMMMSNSTLDTILKKAAKVGIYFIFQAHQKTLETRFDEFSKRLRSNIPAGMFGTRFADQNIIKGRTRYGEPLLEEDEAHFFVGRDVYRVKIAKE; encoded by the coding sequence ATGATTCAAAATGATAATATGACTTACTATCACCATTTGGGAGATTATTTGGGAGAAGAGATAACTTCAAAAGCCTTTTTAGTGTGTTTGTCTGATAAGTTATCATATATGCAATTTTCAGATGATGTTCCTCTTAGTTTTGAAGGGGTTCGTTATAGTCTTCAAAATGGCGATATTTTCCGAAATGGTGATAAATTAGAAGGGCATAAAATACAAGACAATCAGGTAGATTACTATCTCTTAAAACCTAAGACTGATATATTTACTCTCTATTTTTATCCACCTTATACAGATTTTGTTTTATCATCTATGGATACGGCTGATATTCATTTAGATGGAGAAACGATTGTTCTGTTTTCACAAAATAGGCTATTTATTGACTATGATGCTAATTCGGTTGTATATGTTAATGGTGTTCGCATTAGTGATAATTTATCGGTGTCATTTAATGTTGGGGATTCTGTTTTTATTGAAGATTATTTGATTGAACGTCGTCGTCATCAATGGCGAGTAATACGATTTTACGATAAACCCAAATTTACACGACCAGATAAAATTTTACTTCAGGCACCAGTAAGTGATTTTCCAAGTGATTTCCCAGATTATCATCGAAGTCCACGTGTTATTCCAACTATATATAGTGATGCCATTAAATTGGATAGTCCAATGGAACCAGCATCTATGGGACGTAATTCTTTATTACGTGCCATTGTACCACCACTTGGGATGTTTGCTATCACTGCTTTGACAGGTTTAGTTAGCCGTCGTAATCCGTGGATGATGCTTGGCATGGGAGGATTTAGTCTACTTACTGCTGGAATGACGATGACACAGTATTTTCAAGACAAAAAATATTATAAAAAGCAAGAGTTAATACGTGTCGAGGATTATGATTCTTATCTCTTAAAGCAAATTTCACAGATAAGTCATTATCACAATGAAGAAAGAGATATTTTAAACTACAATCAACCAAACATTGATACTTTATCCAAAATGGTTTTTGATTATGATTCTCGTATTTATGAACGAATGAATTATAATGCAGATTTTTTACAAGTGTCTCTAGGAACTGGTGATATTGAAACAAATTTGAATCTCCAAACTTCTTTTAAAGAACAAAGTAAGGACGAGCAAGCAATTTTTGCTAAAAAAATTGTTGAAAAATATAAGATGCAACATGATGTCCCTATTACATTATCTCTTAGCCAAGCAACTTTAGGTATTATTGGTACTTATGATACGACTCGACCAGCAATTTTTAATCTTTTGACTCAATTAGCTGTTTTTCACAGCTATCAAGATATTAACTTTGTTATTTTGGTGCCTGAAGAGTCATATGCTAATGATTGGTATCAGTGGCGTTTCCTACCTCATCTTAAACTTCAGGAACGTAATGTTCGAGGAATTGTTCATGATGCTCGCAGTCGTGATGCTGTTTTAAACGCTTTGTATCAAATTATCCAAAAGCGTATGCAGCTTAAACGTGAAATGGGAAATAAAGATGTTCGTTTTGCTCCGCATTATATTATTACGGTATTCGATGATTCTTATTTGGTCGGCCATAGTTTAAATGAGTATCTGGCTGAAGATTTGACAGAATTAGGTGTAACAGTTATTTGGATAAAAGAAGCACAACGTTTTTTACCAGAAACAGTTACAACTCTGGTTGAGTACCAAAACCAAAATGTTGGTCAAATTATTAATGACAATGGTGAGTATCTAGCACAACGCTTTATACCATATCCAGAAAGCAAAGATTATGAGTTAGTTGCAAGAACATTAGCTAACTTAAATCACGTTGAGATTGAAAAAAATTCAATTCCGAAATCAGTTACATTCTTGGAGCTTTATAAAGTTCAAAAAGTTGATGAATTACGATTAGGTGAACGTTGGGCGAAAGCAGACACCTCTAAGACTTTGGCAGTTCCTTTAGGACTTCGTGGGAAAGAGGATATTGTTGAGCTGAATTTACATGAGCGTGCACACGGTCCACATGGTTTGGTTGCTGGAACTACTGGTTCAGGAAAATCGGAAATTTTGCAATCTTATATGTTATCATTAGCAGTTAATTTTGGACCAGAGGATGTTGGCTTTTTACCAATTGACTTCAAGGGTGGTGGAATGGCTAATCTCTTTAAAGGTCTTCCGCATCTTATGGGAGTGATTACCAACTTAGATGGTGCAGCTAGTGCGCGTGCCCTTGCCTCAATTAAAGCAGAACTTCAGAAGCGTCAACGCTTCTTTGAAGCATTTGGCGTGAACCATATTAACGGCTATACGAAGTTATATAAGCAAGGAAAAACAGCAACTGATGGTGGTCATTATCCAACTAAGCCATTACCGCATTTATTCCTGATTAGTGATGAGTTTGCGGAATTAAAAGCTAACGAGCCCGAATTTATGACAGAGTTAGTTTCTGCAGCGCGTATTGGTCGTTCACTTGGGGTTCATTTGATTTTAGCAACACAAAAACCTTCTGGAGTTGTTGATGACCAGATTTGGTCAAACTCACGTTTTAAATTGGCTCTGAAAGTATCAGATAAATCTGATTCAAATGAAATTATTAAAACCCCTGATGCCGCTAGTATCGTTGAACCAGGGCGTGCATATCTGCAAGTCGGAAATAATGAAATTTATGAACTCTTCCAATCGGCTTGGAGCGGTGCAACTTATCAGCCTAATAAGTCAGATAAGGAAGAAGAAGTTGACGATCGCATTTGGTTAATTAATGATTTAGGGCAATATGAGCTCTTAACTGATAACCTTGCTTTAGAAGAGGAACTTAGTGTTCAATCAGAAAAAAATCAGACGGAATTGGAAGCTTTAGTCGACTATATTTCAAACTATGCACAAAGTACAGAGGTTAACATTCCTGATAAACCTTGGTTACCACCGTTGAAAGAGAAGATAGCTTCTCCAGCTTTGACTGTTTCTTGGTCCGACGAAAGAAAATTAGCTGTACCTTTTGCAATGATGGATGTTCCATCTGAACAATCCCAACGCAATTTTGATTTCGATGTCGAAGAATTAAGTCATACTGTTATTTATGGTTCTCCAGGTTTCGGAAAATCTGTTGCTCTTCAAACATTAATAATGAATTTTGCTCGTCTTAATACGCCAGAACAAGTGCAATTTAATCTTTTTGATTTTGGGACAAATGGGTTGTTGCCATTAAAAGATTTACCACACGTGGTCGATTTAACGCGTTTGGATGAGGAAGAAAAACTTCTTAAATTCTTGAAGCGAATTGACAGTGAATTAAAAAGACGAAAAGATTTATTTGCTGAATATAGTGTAGCAACTCTTGCGCAATATGAGCAAAAAACGGGTGAGAAGTTATCAGTTGTTTTCACAATTGTAGATGGTTTTGATGCCATCAAAGATAGTCCGATGGAAGAAACTATTGAAGCAAGCTTGAACCGTATTTTACGAGAAGGGTCAAGTCTCGGTTGCTATCTTATCATAACCGCTTTACGTGCTAATAGTTTGAAAATCAGTATGTCAAGTAACGTTTCGACTAAGATGGCACTTTTCTTAGTTGAGGACAACGCTGTTAAGGATATTATTGGACGCAATGCTTTGATTCAACAAGAAATATTTGGCCGAGGGCAAGTACGTGATGACGTACCTTATGAAATTCAAATTTACTTACCAAGCAAAGGTGAAGAAGATATTGAACGCTTGCGTTATTTGGAAGAAGAAGTTGCTACAATTGATAAAATGTGGACAGGTCAACGTCCTAAAGCTATTCCAATGTTACCAAATGAACTTGATTGGGATGATTTCTATGGTAACAGCTATACAATAAGAATGCTAAATCAAATGCAATTACCACTTGCCTTTGATAAGGAATCAACAGATGTTGTTGGGTTTATACCAGAAGAACATGGTTATTTTGTAATTATGGATGATACCCCAACTCAGACACGATTGTTGGAATCAATTATTGTTCAGAATATGACTTACTTCCAAGGACAAGCCCAACGAATCATTTTTGATTCTGACCAACGTTTTGAAGGAGCTATTGAAAGTTTTGATTTAATAGCAACAGAAGAAACTTACAATACTGTTATGAATGATTTACTTGGAGAATTAAATTCACGTTCACCAGAAAATCCTAATCAGCCAATTTTTGTTTATATGCCAGATGCTCAAGGAATTAATGATAAGATGATGATGTCTAATAGCACTTTGGATACAATTTTGAAAAAAGCTGCTAAAGTGGGGATTTACTTTATTTTCCAAGCACATCAAAAAACACTTGAAACACGTTTTGATGAATTTAGTAAACGTCTACGTTCAAATATTCCAGCAGGAATGTTTGGCACGAGATTTGCTGACCAAAATATCATAAAGGGACGTACACGTTATGGTGAACCGTTATTAGAAGAAGACGAAGCACATTTCTTCGTAGGAAGAGATGTCTATCGTGTTAAAATAGCAAAGGAATAA